A genomic segment from Papilio machaon chromosome 20, ilPapMach1.1, whole genome shotgun sequence encodes:
- the LOC106709348 gene encoding protein groucho isoform X3, translating into MYPTPTRHPSAAVRGQQPAAGPIKFTIADTLERIKEEFNFLQAQYHSLKLECEKLANEKTEMQRHYVMYYEMSYGLNVEMHKQTEIAKRLSAIIGQVLPFLAQEHQQQVASAVERAKQQQQQQGLQQLLQQIHASAGLPHGVGGAGALLGAGGLLFAPGAGPHPPPPHLPPPAHKVELPPPADIKPPLHPGGPAPPPLLPGQPPPREDDRMVSSRVMQQRRSVSPVEREQKYRSRSSEPEPLEAKRRKDEKVLAHVSLCSDSDAEKSDQDLVVDVANEEERGSPSVRTEGGERTENGPRPPSRSGSSSSRSTPKSSKDEKPGTPGGKGRAPTPTGRYAFPAYAAYRAPLPYEGAHTRTNGMPPAKPAYSYHTCGGPPQPVPFPADALSSPGVPRGARAAAALPHGEVVCAVALSLTSGARRAYTGGKGCVKLWDITEPGAVVEPLAQLDCLQRDNYIRSVKLLPDGRTLIVGGEASNLSIWDLASPTPRMRAELTSSAPACYALAISPDSKVCFSCCSDGHIAVWDLHNQTLVRQFQGHTDGASCIDMSADGSRLWTGGLDSTVRSWDLREGRQLHQHDFNSQIFSLGYCPTGSWLAVGMENSQVEVLHCGKPDRYQLLLHESCVLALKFAAAGSWFVSTGKDNLLNAWRTPYGASIFQSKESSSVLSCDISSDDKFIVTGSGDKKATVYEVMY; encoded by the exons ATGTATCCGACGCCGACGCGGCATCCGTCTGCCGCGGTAAGg ggGCAACAACCCGCGGCAGGACCTATAAAGTTTACCATTGCAGATACGTTAGAACGTATAAAGGaagaatttaactttttacaaGCTCAATATCATTC CTTGAAATTAGAATGTGAGAAACTGGCCAACGAGAAAACAGAAATGCAAAGACATTATGTCATG taCTATGAAATGTCTTATGGACTTAATGTGGAAATGCATAAGCAG ACGGAGATAGCCAAAAGACTAAGTGCTATCATAGGCCAGGTGCTGCCGTTCCTCGCGCAGGAGCACCAGCAGCAAGTAGCATCAGCCGTGGAGCGAGCTAAGCAG caacaacaacaacaggGCCTACAGCAACTTCtt caACAGATTCACGCGTCAGCCGGTTTGCCGCACGGTGTGGGTGGTGCGGGCGCACTGTTGGGTGCCGGGGGGCTGCTGTTTGCGCCGGGGGCGGGGCCGCACCCCCCACCGCCGCATCTCCCGCCCCCTGCACACAAA GTGGAGCTCCCTCCCCCCGCAGACATAAAGCCGCCCCTCCACCCCGGAGGACCTGCCCCGCCCCCCCTACTGCCAGGCCAGCCTCCGCCTCGAGAAGATGATAGAATGGTCTCTTCTAGGGTAATGCAACAa cGTCGTTCAGTATCGCCAGTGGAACGGGAACAAAAGTATCGCTCGCGCTCCTCCGAGCCCGAACCTTTAGAGGCGAAGCGACGTAAAGACGAGAAGGTACTCGCCCATGTGAGTCTGTGCAGT GACAGCGATGCCGAAAAGAGCGATCAAGATTTAGTTGTTGATGTTGCTAATGAG GAAGAGAGAGGGTCGCCCAGTGTACGTACAGAAGGCGGGGAGAGGACAGAAAATGGACCCCGACCTCCGTCAAGATCTGGTTCCTCGTCCAGTCGGTCAACACCCAAGAGTTCTAAAGAT GAGAAGCCCGGCACTCCGGGCGGGAAGGGGCGCGCGCCCACGCCCACCGGGCGGTACGCATTCCCCGCGTACGCCGCGTACCGCGCCCCGCTGCCGTATGAGGGCGCACACACACGCACCAACGGCATGCCGCCCGCCAAGCC TGCATATTCGTACCACACATGCGGAGGTCCGCCACAACCGGTCCCGTTCCCTGCCGACGCGCTCTCGTCCCCTGGCGTGCCGCGTGGAGCACGCGCTGCCGCCGCGTTGCCGCACGGTGAGGTGGTGTGCGCAGTGGCATTGTCGCTGACATCAGGCGCTCGGCGAGCGTACACTGGTGGCAAGGGGTGTGTCAAACTATGGGATATTACTGAACCCGGAGCTGTGGTGGAACCACTGGCACAGTTGGATTGTTTg CAACGTGACAATTACATCCGGTCAGTAAAGTTGTTGCCGGACGGGCGCACGCTCATAGTTGGCGGCGAGGCGTCCAACTTGTCTATCTGGGACCTCGCCTCGCCTACACCACGTATGCGCGCAGAGCTCACCTCCTCCGCACCGGCATGCTACGCCCTCGCCATCAGTCCAGACTCCAAG gTGTGCTTTAGTTGCTGTTCAGATGGTCATATCGCTGTTTGGGATCTTCATAATCAAACATTAGTTAGACAATTCCAAG GACATACAGACGGCGCGTCGTGCATTGACATGAGCGCGGACGGGTCGCGGCTGTGGACAGGTGGGCTGGACAGCACGGTGCGCTCGTGGGACCTGCGCGAGGGCCGCCAGCTGCACCAGCATGACTTCAACAGCCAGATATTCTCCCTGGGATACTGTCCCACAG GTTCATGGTTAGCAGTAGGTATGGAAAACTCTCAAGTGGAAGTGTTACACTGCGGTAAACCAGACCGCTATCAGTTATTGTTACACGAGAGCTGTGTGTTAGCACTAAAGTTCGCCGCAGCCGGTAGCTGGTTTGTCTCCACTGGTAAAGACAATCTGCTCAACGCGTGGAGGACGCCGTATGGAGCTAGTATATTCCAG TCGAAAGAGTCGTCATCGGTGCTCAGTTGTGATATATCGTCGGACGATAAGTTCATAGTGACAGGCTCTGGTGACAAGAAGGCGACAGTGTACGAAGTGATGTACTGA
- the LOC106709348 gene encoding protein groucho isoform X6, with the protein MYPTPTRHPSAAGQQPAAGPIKFTIADTLERIKEEFNFLQAQYHSLKLECEKLANEKTEMQRHYVMVKFISITLYKYHFKCNNFFYVFFQYYEMSYGLNVEMHKQTEIAKRLSAIIGQVLPFLAQEHQQQVASAVERAKQVTMSELNAIIGQQQQQGLQQLLQQIHASAGLPHGVGGAGALLGAGGLLFAPGAGPHPPPPHLPPPAHKVELPPPADIKPPLHPGGPAPPPLLPGQPPPREDDRMVSSRVMQQRRSVSPVEREQKYRSRSSEPEPLEAKRRKDEKVLAHVSLCSDSDAEKSDQDLVVDVANEEERGSPSVRTEGGERTENGPRPPSRSGSSSSRSTPKSSKDEKPGTPGGKGRAPTPTGRYAFPAYAAYRAPLPYEGAHTRTNGMPPAKPAYSYHTCGGPPQPVPFPADALSSPGVPRGARAAAALPHGEVVCAVALSLTSGARRAYTGGKGCVKLWDITEPGAVVEPLAQLDCLQRDNYIRSVKLLPDGRTLIVGGEASNLSIWDLASPTPRMRAELTSSAPACYALAISPDSKVCFSCCSDGHIAVWDLHNQTLVRQFQGHTDGASCIDMSADGSRLWTGGLDSTVRSWDLREGRQLHQHDFNSQIFSLGYCPTGSWLAVGMENSQVEVLHCGKPDRYQLLLHESCVLALKFAAAGSWFVSTGKDNLLNAWRTPYGASIFQSKESSSVLSCDISSDDKFIVTGSGDKKATVYEVMY; encoded by the exons ATGTATCCGACGCCGACGCGGCATCCGTCTGCCGCG ggGCAACAACCCGCGGCAGGACCTATAAAGTTTACCATTGCAGATACGTTAGAACGTATAAAGGaagaatttaactttttacaaGCTCAATATCATTC CTTGAAATTAGAATGTGAGAAACTGGCCAACGAGAAAACAGAAATGCAAAGACATTATGTCATGgtaaagtttatttcaattacacTTTACAAAtaccattttaaatgcaataattttttttatgttttttttcagtaCTATGAAATGTCTTATGGACTTAATGTGGAAATGCATAAGCAG ACGGAGATAGCCAAAAGACTAAGTGCTATCATAGGCCAGGTGCTGCCGTTCCTCGCGCAGGAGCACCAGCAGCAAGTAGCATCAGCCGTGGAGCGAGCTAAGCAGGTCACTATGTCTGAACTTAATGCTATTATCGGG caacaacaacaacaggGCCTACAGCAACTTCtt caACAGATTCACGCGTCAGCCGGTTTGCCGCACGGTGTGGGTGGTGCGGGCGCACTGTTGGGTGCCGGGGGGCTGCTGTTTGCGCCGGGGGCGGGGCCGCACCCCCCACCGCCGCATCTCCCGCCCCCTGCACACAAA GTGGAGCTCCCTCCCCCCGCAGACATAAAGCCGCCCCTCCACCCCGGAGGACCTGCCCCGCCCCCCCTACTGCCAGGCCAGCCTCCGCCTCGAGAAGATGATAGAATGGTCTCTTCTAGGGTAATGCAACAa cGTCGTTCAGTATCGCCAGTGGAACGGGAACAAAAGTATCGCTCGCGCTCCTCCGAGCCCGAACCTTTAGAGGCGAAGCGACGTAAAGACGAGAAGGTACTCGCCCATGTGAGTCTGTGCAGT GACAGCGATGCCGAAAAGAGCGATCAAGATTTAGTTGTTGATGTTGCTAATGAG GAAGAGAGAGGGTCGCCCAGTGTACGTACAGAAGGCGGGGAGAGGACAGAAAATGGACCCCGACCTCCGTCAAGATCTGGTTCCTCGTCCAGTCGGTCAACACCCAAGAGTTCTAAAGAT GAGAAGCCCGGCACTCCGGGCGGGAAGGGGCGCGCGCCCACGCCCACCGGGCGGTACGCATTCCCCGCGTACGCCGCGTACCGCGCCCCGCTGCCGTATGAGGGCGCACACACACGCACCAACGGCATGCCGCCCGCCAAGCC TGCATATTCGTACCACACATGCGGAGGTCCGCCACAACCGGTCCCGTTCCCTGCCGACGCGCTCTCGTCCCCTGGCGTGCCGCGTGGAGCACGCGCTGCCGCCGCGTTGCCGCACGGTGAGGTGGTGTGCGCAGTGGCATTGTCGCTGACATCAGGCGCTCGGCGAGCGTACACTGGTGGCAAGGGGTGTGTCAAACTATGGGATATTACTGAACCCGGAGCTGTGGTGGAACCACTGGCACAGTTGGATTGTTTg CAACGTGACAATTACATCCGGTCAGTAAAGTTGTTGCCGGACGGGCGCACGCTCATAGTTGGCGGCGAGGCGTCCAACTTGTCTATCTGGGACCTCGCCTCGCCTACACCACGTATGCGCGCAGAGCTCACCTCCTCCGCACCGGCATGCTACGCCCTCGCCATCAGTCCAGACTCCAAG gTGTGCTTTAGTTGCTGTTCAGATGGTCATATCGCTGTTTGGGATCTTCATAATCAAACATTAGTTAGACAATTCCAAG GACATACAGACGGCGCGTCGTGCATTGACATGAGCGCGGACGGGTCGCGGCTGTGGACAGGTGGGCTGGACAGCACGGTGCGCTCGTGGGACCTGCGCGAGGGCCGCCAGCTGCACCAGCATGACTTCAACAGCCAGATATTCTCCCTGGGATACTGTCCCACAG GTTCATGGTTAGCAGTAGGTATGGAAAACTCTCAAGTGGAAGTGTTACACTGCGGTAAACCAGACCGCTATCAGTTATTGTTACACGAGAGCTGTGTGTTAGCACTAAAGTTCGCCGCAGCCGGTAGCTGGTTTGTCTCCACTGGTAAAGACAATCTGCTCAACGCGTGGAGGACGCCGTATGGAGCTAGTATATTCCAG TCGAAAGAGTCGTCATCGGTGCTCAGTTGTGATATATCGTCGGACGATAAGTTCATAGTGACAGGCTCTGGTGACAAGAAGGCGACAGTGTACGAAGTGATGTACTGA
- the LOC106709348 gene encoding protein groucho isoform X4, producing MYPTPTRHPSAAVRGQQPAAGPIKFTIADTLERIKEEFNFLQAQYHSLKLECEKLANEKTEMQRHYVMYYEMSYGLNVEMHKQTEIAKRLSAIIGQVLPFLAQEHQQQVASAVERAKQQQIHASAGLPHGVGGAGALLGAGGLLFAPGAGPHPPPPHLPPPAHKVELPPPADIKPPLHPGGPAPPPLLPGQPPPREDDRMVSSRVMQQRRSVSPVEREQKYRSRSSEPEPLEAKRRKDEKVLAHVSLCSDSDAEKSDQDLVVDVANEEERGSPSVRTEGGERTENGPRPPSRSGSSSSRSTPKSSKDEKPGTPGGKGRAPTPTGRYAFPAYAAYRAPLPYEGAHTRTNGMPPAKPAYSYHTCGGPPQPVPFPADALSSPGVPRGARAAAALPHGEVVCAVALSLTSGARRAYTGGKGCVKLWDITEPGAVVEPLAQLDCLQRDNYIRSVKLLPDGRTLIVGGEASNLSIWDLASPTPRMRAELTSSAPACYALAISPDSKVCFSCCSDGHIAVWDLHNQTLVRQFQGHTDGASCIDMSADGSRLWTGGLDSTVRSWDLREGRQLHQHDFNSQIFSLGYCPTGSWLAVGMENSQVEVLHCGKPDRYQLLLHESCVLALKFAAAGSWFVSTGKDNLLNAWRTPYGASIFQSKESSSVLSCDISSDDKFIVTGSGDKKATVYEVMY from the exons ATGTATCCGACGCCGACGCGGCATCCGTCTGCCGCGGTAAGg ggGCAACAACCCGCGGCAGGACCTATAAAGTTTACCATTGCAGATACGTTAGAACGTATAAAGGaagaatttaactttttacaaGCTCAATATCATTC CTTGAAATTAGAATGTGAGAAACTGGCCAACGAGAAAACAGAAATGCAAAGACATTATGTCATG taCTATGAAATGTCTTATGGACTTAATGTGGAAATGCATAAGCAG ACGGAGATAGCCAAAAGACTAAGTGCTATCATAGGCCAGGTGCTGCCGTTCCTCGCGCAGGAGCACCAGCAGCAAGTAGCATCAGCCGTGGAGCGAGCTAAGCAG caACAGATTCACGCGTCAGCCGGTTTGCCGCACGGTGTGGGTGGTGCGGGCGCACTGTTGGGTGCCGGGGGGCTGCTGTTTGCGCCGGGGGCGGGGCCGCACCCCCCACCGCCGCATCTCCCGCCCCCTGCACACAAA GTGGAGCTCCCTCCCCCCGCAGACATAAAGCCGCCCCTCCACCCCGGAGGACCTGCCCCGCCCCCCCTACTGCCAGGCCAGCCTCCGCCTCGAGAAGATGATAGAATGGTCTCTTCTAGGGTAATGCAACAa cGTCGTTCAGTATCGCCAGTGGAACGGGAACAAAAGTATCGCTCGCGCTCCTCCGAGCCCGAACCTTTAGAGGCGAAGCGACGTAAAGACGAGAAGGTACTCGCCCATGTGAGTCTGTGCAGT GACAGCGATGCCGAAAAGAGCGATCAAGATTTAGTTGTTGATGTTGCTAATGAG GAAGAGAGAGGGTCGCCCAGTGTACGTACAGAAGGCGGGGAGAGGACAGAAAATGGACCCCGACCTCCGTCAAGATCTGGTTCCTCGTCCAGTCGGTCAACACCCAAGAGTTCTAAAGAT GAGAAGCCCGGCACTCCGGGCGGGAAGGGGCGCGCGCCCACGCCCACCGGGCGGTACGCATTCCCCGCGTACGCCGCGTACCGCGCCCCGCTGCCGTATGAGGGCGCACACACACGCACCAACGGCATGCCGCCCGCCAAGCC TGCATATTCGTACCACACATGCGGAGGTCCGCCACAACCGGTCCCGTTCCCTGCCGACGCGCTCTCGTCCCCTGGCGTGCCGCGTGGAGCACGCGCTGCCGCCGCGTTGCCGCACGGTGAGGTGGTGTGCGCAGTGGCATTGTCGCTGACATCAGGCGCTCGGCGAGCGTACACTGGTGGCAAGGGGTGTGTCAAACTATGGGATATTACTGAACCCGGAGCTGTGGTGGAACCACTGGCACAGTTGGATTGTTTg CAACGTGACAATTACATCCGGTCAGTAAAGTTGTTGCCGGACGGGCGCACGCTCATAGTTGGCGGCGAGGCGTCCAACTTGTCTATCTGGGACCTCGCCTCGCCTACACCACGTATGCGCGCAGAGCTCACCTCCTCCGCACCGGCATGCTACGCCCTCGCCATCAGTCCAGACTCCAAG gTGTGCTTTAGTTGCTGTTCAGATGGTCATATCGCTGTTTGGGATCTTCATAATCAAACATTAGTTAGACAATTCCAAG GACATACAGACGGCGCGTCGTGCATTGACATGAGCGCGGACGGGTCGCGGCTGTGGACAGGTGGGCTGGACAGCACGGTGCGCTCGTGGGACCTGCGCGAGGGCCGCCAGCTGCACCAGCATGACTTCAACAGCCAGATATTCTCCCTGGGATACTGTCCCACAG GTTCATGGTTAGCAGTAGGTATGGAAAACTCTCAAGTGGAAGTGTTACACTGCGGTAAACCAGACCGCTATCAGTTATTGTTACACGAGAGCTGTGTGTTAGCACTAAAGTTCGCCGCAGCCGGTAGCTGGTTTGTCTCCACTGGTAAAGACAATCTGCTCAACGCGTGGAGGACGCCGTATGGAGCTAGTATATTCCAG TCGAAAGAGTCGTCATCGGTGCTCAGTTGTGATATATCGTCGGACGATAAGTTCATAGTGACAGGCTCTGGTGACAAGAAGGCGACAGTGTACGAAGTGATGTACTGA
- the LOC106709348 gene encoding protein groucho isoform X1 — MYPTPTRHPSAAGQQPAAGPIKFTIADTLERIKEEFNFLQAQYHSLKLECEKLANEKTEMQRHYVMYYEMSYGLNVEMHKQTEIAKRLSAIIGQVLPFLAQEHQQQVASAVERAKQVTMSELNAIIGQQQQQGLQQLLQQIHASAGLPHGVGGAGALLGAGGLLFAPGAGPHPPPPHLPPPAHKVELPPPADIKPPLHPGGPAPPPLLPGQPPPREDDRMVSSRVMQQRRSVSPVEREQKYRSRSSEPEPLEAKRRKDEKVLAHVSLCSDSDAEKSDQDLVVDVANEEERGSPSVRTEGGERTENGPRPPSRSGSSSSRSTPKSSKDEKPGTPGGKGRAPTPTGRYAFPAYAAYRAPLPYEGAHTRTNGMPPAKPAYSYHTCGGPPQPVPFPADALSSPGVPRGARAAAALPHGEVVCAVALSLTSGARRAYTGGKGCVKLWDITEPGAVVEPLAQLDCLQRDNYIRSVKLLPDGRTLIVGGEASNLSIWDLASPTPRMRAELTSSAPACYALAISPDSKVCFSCCSDGHIAVWDLHNQTLVRQFQGHTDGASCIDMSADGSRLWTGGLDSTVRSWDLREGRQLHQHDFNSQIFSLGYCPTGSWLAVGMENSQVEVLHCGKPDRYQLLLHESCVLALKFAAAGSWFVSTGKDNLLNAWRTPYGASIFQSKESSSVLSCDISSDDKFIVTGSGDKKATVYEVMY, encoded by the exons ATGTATCCGACGCCGACGCGGCATCCGTCTGCCGCG ggGCAACAACCCGCGGCAGGACCTATAAAGTTTACCATTGCAGATACGTTAGAACGTATAAAGGaagaatttaactttttacaaGCTCAATATCATTC CTTGAAATTAGAATGTGAGAAACTGGCCAACGAGAAAACAGAAATGCAAAGACATTATGTCATG taCTATGAAATGTCTTATGGACTTAATGTGGAAATGCATAAGCAG ACGGAGATAGCCAAAAGACTAAGTGCTATCATAGGCCAGGTGCTGCCGTTCCTCGCGCAGGAGCACCAGCAGCAAGTAGCATCAGCCGTGGAGCGAGCTAAGCAGGTCACTATGTCTGAACTTAATGCTATTATCGGG caacaacaacaacaggGCCTACAGCAACTTCtt caACAGATTCACGCGTCAGCCGGTTTGCCGCACGGTGTGGGTGGTGCGGGCGCACTGTTGGGTGCCGGGGGGCTGCTGTTTGCGCCGGGGGCGGGGCCGCACCCCCCACCGCCGCATCTCCCGCCCCCTGCACACAAA GTGGAGCTCCCTCCCCCCGCAGACATAAAGCCGCCCCTCCACCCCGGAGGACCTGCCCCGCCCCCCCTACTGCCAGGCCAGCCTCCGCCTCGAGAAGATGATAGAATGGTCTCTTCTAGGGTAATGCAACAa cGTCGTTCAGTATCGCCAGTGGAACGGGAACAAAAGTATCGCTCGCGCTCCTCCGAGCCCGAACCTTTAGAGGCGAAGCGACGTAAAGACGAGAAGGTACTCGCCCATGTGAGTCTGTGCAGT GACAGCGATGCCGAAAAGAGCGATCAAGATTTAGTTGTTGATGTTGCTAATGAG GAAGAGAGAGGGTCGCCCAGTGTACGTACAGAAGGCGGGGAGAGGACAGAAAATGGACCCCGACCTCCGTCAAGATCTGGTTCCTCGTCCAGTCGGTCAACACCCAAGAGTTCTAAAGAT GAGAAGCCCGGCACTCCGGGCGGGAAGGGGCGCGCGCCCACGCCCACCGGGCGGTACGCATTCCCCGCGTACGCCGCGTACCGCGCCCCGCTGCCGTATGAGGGCGCACACACACGCACCAACGGCATGCCGCCCGCCAAGCC TGCATATTCGTACCACACATGCGGAGGTCCGCCACAACCGGTCCCGTTCCCTGCCGACGCGCTCTCGTCCCCTGGCGTGCCGCGTGGAGCACGCGCTGCCGCCGCGTTGCCGCACGGTGAGGTGGTGTGCGCAGTGGCATTGTCGCTGACATCAGGCGCTCGGCGAGCGTACACTGGTGGCAAGGGGTGTGTCAAACTATGGGATATTACTGAACCCGGAGCTGTGGTGGAACCACTGGCACAGTTGGATTGTTTg CAACGTGACAATTACATCCGGTCAGTAAAGTTGTTGCCGGACGGGCGCACGCTCATAGTTGGCGGCGAGGCGTCCAACTTGTCTATCTGGGACCTCGCCTCGCCTACACCACGTATGCGCGCAGAGCTCACCTCCTCCGCACCGGCATGCTACGCCCTCGCCATCAGTCCAGACTCCAAG gTGTGCTTTAGTTGCTGTTCAGATGGTCATATCGCTGTTTGGGATCTTCATAATCAAACATTAGTTAGACAATTCCAAG GACATACAGACGGCGCGTCGTGCATTGACATGAGCGCGGACGGGTCGCGGCTGTGGACAGGTGGGCTGGACAGCACGGTGCGCTCGTGGGACCTGCGCGAGGGCCGCCAGCTGCACCAGCATGACTTCAACAGCCAGATATTCTCCCTGGGATACTGTCCCACAG GTTCATGGTTAGCAGTAGGTATGGAAAACTCTCAAGTGGAAGTGTTACACTGCGGTAAACCAGACCGCTATCAGTTATTGTTACACGAGAGCTGTGTGTTAGCACTAAAGTTCGCCGCAGCCGGTAGCTGGTTTGTCTCCACTGGTAAAGACAATCTGCTCAACGCGTGGAGGACGCCGTATGGAGCTAGTATATTCCAG TCGAAAGAGTCGTCATCGGTGCTCAGTTGTGATATATCGTCGGACGATAAGTTCATAGTGACAGGCTCTGGTGACAAGAAGGCGACAGTGTACGAAGTGATGTACTGA